One segment of Manduca sexta isolate Smith_Timp_Sample1 chromosome 27, JHU_Msex_v1.0, whole genome shotgun sequence DNA contains the following:
- the LOC115454909 gene encoding nucleolar protein 58 produces MSETPPVDPTPGTADSELSEPVTKENMVSQAQSLLDDVVTMLRKDRKRCKNIYKLHFPELYAMINNDAIFFKVVRRLGRRDNISNTDLSDLLLPTKRVELERAARISAGKDLTDAELVDVKGMCDNILVLINHRAYLNHFLTNKCTPFIQNSIGPGGIQVPPLTITETRPLINTVKQPECTPSCSNTHILLNRRIYEDYHCNLSTLANCAAAAKIAMERERSLDDNETRRSGRMRYARVSRAIRKHFMYEQTSENDADDEASDLEVNARPSRKERRRR; encoded by the coding sequence ATGAGTGAGACACCACCTGTGGACCCAACTCCTGGGACGGCGGACAGTGAGTTGTCCGAGCCAGTGACTAAAGAGAACATGGTAAGCCAAGCCCAAAGCCTACTGGACGACGTCGTGACCATGCTGCGAAAGGATAGAAAACGCTGTAAAAACATATACAAGCTGCATTTTCCAGAATTGTACGCTATGATAAATAATGATGCGATTTTTTTCAAAGTTGTGAGGCGGTTGGGCCGACGCGACAACATATCGAACACTGACTTGTCAGACTTGCTGCTACCCACTAAAAGAGTTGAACTCGAGAGGGCTGCTCGTATCTCTGCTGGAAAAGATTTAACTGATGCAGAACTTGTCGATGTGAAAGGTATGTGTGATAATATTTTGGTGTTGATTAACCATCGCGCTTATCTCAACCACTTCTTAACAAACAAATGTACACCTTTCATTCAAAACTCGATTGGTCCCGGCGGGATTCAAGTGCCCCCTCTGACGATAACAGAGACGCGACCGTTGATTAACACAGTTAAACAGCCAGAATGCACCCCGAGTTGCAGTAATACACATATCCTATTAAATAGAAGAATCTACGAAGACTATCATTGCAATTTATCTACGTTAGCAAATTGTGCAGCTGCAGCAAAGATAGCTATGGAACGCGAACGCTCGTTGGATGACAACGAGACCAGGCGCTCCGGCAGGATGCGATACGCTCGAGTGTCCCGCGCCATCAGGAAGCACTTCATGTATGAGCAGACATCGGAGAATGATGCGGATGACGAAGCTTCGGATTTGGAGGTCAACGCAAGGCCAAGCAGGAAGGAAAGGCGGCGCCGTTAA